A stretch of the Mycobacterium sp. ITM-2016-00317 genome encodes the following:
- a CDS encoding S1C family serine protease: protein MGMGLIRRQRILLFALAAALALVTPVAPAAAVPADPVSAAVQAEPAVVRIDTEVDYQGVIGLGTGIVLDPGGQILTNFHVVQGADRITGTVNGRPYPAQLVGYDRKRDIAVLQLLGASGLPAAVIGDAYALTPGQPVIALGNAMGTNAPLTREVGTLTGFGRTVEAEDTLTGSKDELSGLFEFAAPVRAGDSGGPVVDGAGRVVGITTAASVNFRMGPGGKGFAIPINDAMAVADQIRAGTPSDTVHIGPPVLLGVGVRTTPRNEPGVLIQEVMNGGPAQQAGLLPGDVLIVLDGVQLDSAKTLTSVLDRHYPGDVLDLTWIDRSGQTRTGKAALTPTV from the coding sequence ATGGGTATGGGGCTCATTCGCAGACAACGGATACTGCTTTTCGCGCTGGCTGCGGCCCTTGCTCTGGTGACTCCGGTGGCACCGGCGGCCGCCGTGCCCGCCGATCCGGTCTCCGCCGCGGTACAGGCCGAGCCCGCCGTGGTGCGCATCGACACCGAGGTCGACTATCAGGGCGTGATCGGTCTCGGTACCGGGATCGTGCTGGACCCCGGTGGCCAGATTCTCACCAACTTCCACGTGGTCCAGGGCGCCGACCGCATCACCGGGACGGTGAACGGCCGCCCGTACCCAGCCCAGCTGGTCGGATACGACCGCAAGCGCGACATCGCGGTGTTGCAGCTGCTCGGCGCCTCCGGTCTGCCTGCGGCGGTCATCGGTGACGCCTACGCCCTGACCCCCGGTCAGCCCGTCATCGCGCTGGGCAACGCGATGGGCACCAATGCGCCGCTGACCCGTGAGGTCGGCACGTTGACCGGCTTCGGGCGCACCGTCGAGGCCGAGGACACCCTGACCGGGTCCAAGGACGAGCTGAGCGGGCTGTTCGAGTTCGCCGCACCGGTCCGGGCGGGCGATTCCGGCGGCCCCGTGGTCGACGGCGCCGGCCGGGTCGTGGGTATCACGACGGCGGCGTCGGTGAACTTCCGGATGGGTCCCGGCGGCAAAGGTTTCGCGATCCCGATCAACGACGCGATGGCGGTGGCCGACCAGATCCGCGCCGGCACGCCGTCCGACACCGTTCACATCGGTCCGCCGGTGCTGCTCGGCGTCGGTGTGCGCACCACTCCCCGCAACGAGCCGGGCGTATTGATCCAAGAGGTGATGAACGGCGGACCGGCCCAGCAGGCCGGCTTGCTGCCCGGCGACGTCCTGATCGTGCTCGACGGCGTCCAGCTCGATTCGGCGAAAACCCTGACGTCGGTGCTGGACCGCCACTATCCCGGCGACGTGCTGGACCTGACGTGGATCGACCGATCCGGGCAGACCCGCACCGGTAAAGCGGCCCTGACCCCCACCGTCTGA
- a CDS encoding dihydrodipicolinate reductase, with the protein MPNNVSYRVVQWTTGNVGKSSVAAIAGNPNLELVGLYAWSADKVGSDAGELAGIGPLGVAATNDVDALLALKPDVVVYNPMWINVDELVRILEAGVNVVASASFITGGNLGADREKLADACQRGGSTLFGSGVSPGFAELLAIVAGTACDRIDKVTIAESADTTLYDSPDTERPVGFGTAIDDPNLQPMAAHGTAVFAEAVQLVADALGIELDEIKCVPEYAQTTDDLVMASWTIPAGHVAGVYASWQGVHQGRTVIDINVRWKKGQTLEPDWQLDGDGWKITIDGRPTVNMQVGFLPPQDMIENAKTLEDFFVLGHVMTAMPPIHAIPAVVAAAPGIATYNDLPLPTPRGVVPTA; encoded by the coding sequence GTGCCCAACAATGTGTCATATCGGGTCGTCCAGTGGACGACGGGAAACGTAGGCAAGTCCTCGGTGGCCGCCATCGCCGGCAATCCGAACCTCGAACTCGTGGGCCTGTACGCCTGGTCCGCGGACAAGGTCGGCAGTGACGCAGGCGAGCTCGCCGGCATCGGACCGCTGGGGGTCGCGGCGACCAACGACGTCGACGCGCTGCTCGCGCTGAAGCCGGACGTCGTGGTCTACAACCCGATGTGGATCAACGTCGACGAGCTCGTCCGGATCCTGGAAGCGGGGGTCAACGTCGTCGCGTCCGCATCGTTCATCACCGGGGGCAACCTGGGTGCGGACCGCGAGAAGCTCGCCGACGCGTGCCAGCGCGGCGGGTCGACACTGTTCGGTTCCGGCGTCAGCCCCGGCTTCGCCGAGCTGCTCGCGATCGTGGCGGGCACCGCATGCGACCGCATCGACAAGGTGACGATCGCCGAATCGGCCGACACCACGCTCTACGACTCTCCCGACACCGAGCGGCCCGTCGGCTTCGGCACCGCGATCGACGACCCGAACCTGCAGCCGATGGCCGCCCACGGCACGGCCGTGTTCGCCGAAGCCGTGCAACTGGTCGCCGACGCGCTCGGCATCGAACTCGACGAGATCAAGTGCGTGCCCGAATATGCCCAGACCACCGACGACCTCGTGATGGCCTCGTGGACGATCCCGGCCGGTCACGTCGCCGGCGTGTACGCGAGCTGGCAGGGCGTCCACCAGGGCAGGACGGTCATCGACATCAACGTCCGGTGGAAGAAGGGGCAGACCCTGGAGCCGGACTGGCAACTCGACGGTGACGGCTGGAAGATCACCATCGACGGACGGCCGACGGTCAACATGCAGGTCGGCTTCCTGCCGCCCCAGGACATGATCGAGAACGCCAAGACGCTCGAGGATTTCTTCGTGCTCGGCCACGTGATGACCGCGATGCCGCCGATCCATGCCATCCCGGCCGTGGTCGCGGCGGCGCCGGGCATCGCGACGTACAACGACCTGCCGCTGCCGACACCGCGCGGAGTGGTGCCGACCGCCTGA
- a CDS encoding alpha/beta fold hydrolase, protein MTTPPARSRWMRNFHPSPTARTRLVCFPHAGGSASYYFPMSAALAPEFDVFGVQYPGRQDRYSEPFIETIDELADQAHAALSAVPDAPLAFFGHSMGAVLAFEVARRCEAAGDRKVLTVFASGSRAPSRYGDERQAKTDTELVGVMRELGGTDPRVLENPDLLATFLPAFGNDYRALQDYHRGTEVGIGAPVVVMTATDDPKTSVDDARAWHRHTTGGGDVHTFAGGHFYLEKQPQKVVEVVARTLRELA, encoded by the coding sequence ATGACGACACCTCCTGCGCGCAGCCGCTGGATGCGCAACTTCCATCCTTCGCCGACGGCCCGGACCCGCCTGGTCTGCTTCCCGCACGCGGGCGGTTCGGCCAGCTACTACTTCCCGATGTCGGCGGCGCTGGCACCGGAGTTCGACGTCTTCGGCGTGCAGTATCCCGGGCGTCAGGACCGCTACAGCGAACCGTTCATCGAGACCATCGACGAGCTCGCGGACCAGGCGCACGCCGCGTTGAGCGCGGTCCCGGACGCGCCGCTGGCGTTCTTCGGCCACAGCATGGGCGCAGTGCTCGCCTTCGAGGTGGCCCGACGCTGCGAAGCCGCGGGGGACCGGAAGGTGCTGACCGTCTTCGCGTCCGGGTCGCGGGCGCCCAGCCGATACGGCGACGAACGCCAGGCCAAGACCGACACCGAACTCGTCGGCGTGATGCGTGAACTGGGCGGCACCGATCCGCGGGTGCTGGAGAACCCCGATCTGCTGGCCACGTTCCTGCCGGCCTTCGGCAACGACTACCGGGCGCTGCAGGACTATCACCGCGGCACCGAAGTGGGAATCGGCGCGCCCGTCGTGGTGATGACCGCGACGGACGACCCGAAGACCAGCGTCGACGACGCCCGCGCGTGGCACCGGCACACGACCGGCGGCGGTGACGTGCACACGTTCGCCGGTGGCCACTTCTACCTGGAGAAGCAGCCGCAGAAGGTGGTCGAGGTGGTCGCGCGCACGCTGCGGGAACTGGCTTAG
- the ligD gene encoding non-homologous end-joining DNA ligase: MPSPATEIDVDGVMVRLTNPDKPYFPKLGKDGTKGKLVEYYLAVADRMVALLRDRPVHLQRFPDGIDGEEIYQKRVPQKHPDYLETCTVTFPSGRTADALKITHPSAIAWAAQMGSVTLHPWQVRCPDTDHPDELRIDLDPQPGTGFKEARSVAVDVLRPLLDELGLVGYPKTSGGRGVHVFLRIATDWDFTAVRRAGIALAREVERRAPDAVTTSWWKEERGKRLFIDYNQNARDRTFASAYSARKTPIATVSTPLTWDELRDADPDDYTILTVPEFVDARPDPWAGIDENAQSIATLLDMAKADEDRGLGDLPYPPNYPKMPGEPPRVQPSKKVAAHWDEDGNRVGD; the protein is encoded by the coding sequence ATGCCAAGTCCTGCAACAGAAATCGATGTCGACGGCGTGATGGTGCGGTTGACCAACCCGGACAAGCCGTACTTCCCCAAGCTCGGCAAGGACGGGACCAAGGGCAAGCTGGTCGAGTACTACCTGGCCGTGGCCGACCGAATGGTCGCCCTGCTGCGGGACCGGCCGGTGCATCTTCAACGGTTTCCCGACGGCATCGACGGCGAGGAGATCTACCAGAAGCGGGTGCCGCAGAAGCACCCGGACTATCTCGAAACCTGTACCGTCACCTTCCCGTCCGGCCGCACCGCCGACGCGCTGAAGATCACCCACCCGTCGGCGATCGCGTGGGCCGCGCAGATGGGATCGGTGACGCTGCACCCGTGGCAGGTCCGCTGCCCGGACACCGATCACCCCGACGAGCTGCGGATCGACCTGGATCCGCAGCCGGGCACCGGATTCAAGGAGGCCCGCAGCGTCGCGGTCGATGTGCTGCGGCCGCTTCTCGACGAGCTCGGGTTGGTCGGCTATCCCAAGACCTCCGGCGGTCGTGGCGTCCACGTGTTCCTGCGCATCGCGACCGACTGGGATTTCACCGCGGTGCGGCGGGCCGGGATCGCGCTGGCCCGGGAGGTCGAGCGGCGCGCCCCGGACGCGGTGACGACGTCCTGGTGGAAAGAGGAGCGGGGCAAGCGGCTGTTCATCGACTACAACCAGAACGCCCGCGACCGCACTTTCGCGTCGGCGTACTCGGCGCGCAAGACCCCGATCGCGACGGTGTCGACGCCGTTGACGTGGGATGAACTGCGCGACGCCGACCCCGACGACTACACGATCCTGACGGTGCCCGAGTTCGTCGATGCCCGGCCAGATCCCTGGGCGGGCATCGACGAGAACGCCCAGTCGATCGCCACGCTGCTGGACATGGCCAAAGCCGACGAGGACCGTGGTCTCGGGGACCTGCCGTACCCGCCGAACTACCCCAAGATGCCGGGCGAACCGCCGCGGGTACAGCCCAGCAAGAAAGTGGCCGCGCACTGGGACGAGGACGGCAATCGCGTCGGTGACTAG
- a CDS encoding LysR family transcriptional regulator, with translation MNDLGIDLELRLVRYFTVVADHLNFSRAAAELHVAQPSLSRQIQRLEHRLGVRLLDRTPQGALLTEAGKAFLPEAQALLNAARQAARTARAYAPAGKVIVGYVEDLVVTPAVRELRRRHPDADIGTHHLECHEQRAFAEGQVDVLVGRDPLLIDMADVRVTVLYEEPRMLVMAADHRLAGRASVSLDDFARDESIICSHGGIRPLYLVESYRPSDPGPMSIRPAIESFEDRIELVASGQAVAVLPVGDRRSSLHPGLATVPLDGFPASRVVVATRVGEVNPLVFDFVRSARTHLTAAA, from the coding sequence GTGAACGATCTCGGGATCGACCTTGAGCTGCGGCTGGTCCGCTACTTCACGGTCGTCGCGGACCACCTGAACTTCAGCCGCGCAGCCGCCGAGCTACACGTGGCGCAGCCGTCGCTGAGCAGGCAGATCCAGCGTCTGGAACATCGCCTCGGCGTCCGACTGCTGGATCGCACGCCGCAGGGCGCGCTGCTGACCGAGGCGGGCAAAGCCTTCCTGCCCGAGGCGCAGGCCCTGCTCAACGCTGCCCGGCAGGCGGCGCGCACCGCCAGGGCCTACGCACCGGCCGGCAAGGTGATCGTCGGCTACGTGGAGGACCTGGTGGTCACACCGGCCGTGCGTGAACTGCGCCGCCGGCACCCCGACGCCGACATCGGCACCCACCACCTCGAATGCCACGAGCAGCGGGCGTTCGCCGAGGGACAGGTGGACGTCCTGGTCGGCAGGGACCCGCTGTTGATCGATATGGCAGACGTCCGGGTCACCGTCCTCTACGAGGAGCCGCGCATGCTGGTGATGGCGGCCGACCACCGCCTGGCCGGCCGCGCGTCGGTGTCGCTGGACGACTTCGCACGCGATGAGTCGATCATCTGCTCGCACGGCGGGATACGGCCCCTCTACCTGGTGGAGTCCTATCGGCCCAGTGACCCCGGTCCGATGTCGATCCGACCCGCCATCGAGAGTTTCGAAGACAGAATCGAACTCGTGGCGAGCGGCCAGGCCGTCGCCGTGCTGCCGGTCGGCGACCGGCGCAGCTCCCTTCATCCCGGTCTGGCGACCGTGCCGCTCGACGGGTTCCCCGCCAGCCGGGTGGTGGTCGCCACCCGCGTCGGGGAGGTGAACCCGCTGGTCTTCGACTTCGTCCGGTCCGCCCGCACCCATCTCACCGCAGCCGCGTGA
- a CDS encoding SDR family NAD(P)-dependent oxidoreductase — translation MGRYDGKNVVITGGSSGLGFAAAQYLVDNGARVLVTGRSCETLDDAGLRLGSNGITVRSDASSLRDIDALAGRARDEFGTVDALVVNAGIGSFDPFDAVTEETFDQVFAINTKGPFFTVQKLAPLLAEGSGVVLTTSIANQTGWDALSVYSASKAALRSMARTLSKELLPRGIRVNAISPGSIDTGKLEKEVPERAAQLKAEFTASSPMRRWGQA, via the coding sequence ATGGGCAGATACGACGGCAAGAACGTGGTGATCACCGGAGGCAGCAGCGGCCTCGGGTTTGCAGCAGCGCAATACCTGGTGGACAACGGCGCTCGCGTCCTGGTCACCGGCCGGAGCTGCGAGACGCTGGATGACGCGGGCCTGCGGCTGGGCAGCAACGGGATCACGGTCCGCAGCGACGCGAGCTCACTGCGGGACATCGACGCACTGGCCGGTCGCGCCAGGGACGAATTCGGCACGGTCGACGCGCTTGTGGTGAATGCCGGGATCGGCAGCTTCGATCCGTTCGACGCGGTGACCGAGGAGACCTTCGACCAGGTCTTCGCGATCAACACCAAGGGTCCGTTCTTCACCGTACAGAAGCTGGCGCCGCTGCTGGCCGAGGGCAGCGGCGTGGTGCTGACGACGTCGATCGCGAATCAGACCGGATGGGACGCGCTCAGCGTGTACTCGGCCAGCAAGGCGGCTCTGCGGTCGATGGCGCGAACACTCAGTAAAGAGTTGCTGCCCAGAGGAATTCGAGTCAACGCGATCAGCCCCGGCTCGATCGACACCGGCAAGCTGGAGAAGGAAGTGCCGGAGCGGGCTGCGCAGCTCAAGGCCGAGTTCACCGCGAGCAGTCCGATGCGCCGCTGGGGCCAGGCCTGA